Below is a window of Escherichia coli DSM 30083 = JCM 1649 = ATCC 11775 DNA.
TAACGATTCAATTTCTCTGTCCTTTGCCTAACGGTCTACATGCTCGTCCGGCGTGGGAACTTAAAGAGCAGTGCAGCCAGTGGCAAAGCGAAATCACTTTTATTAACCATCGCCAGAACGCAAAGGCCGATGCGAAAAGCTCGCTGGCGCTGATTGGCACTGGCACTTTATTTAATGACAGTTGCAGCCTGAACATTAGCGGTAGCGATGAAGAGCAGGCGCGGCGAGTGCTGGAAGAGTATATCCAGGTGCGCTTTATCGACAGCGATAGCGTCCAGCCGACGCTGGCAGAACTGACGGCGCATCCGCTGCCGAGTTCATTAAGCCGCCTGAACCCGGATTTACTGTACGGCAACGTGCTGGCAAGCGGCGTTGGCGTGGGTACACTGACCCTGTTACAGAGCGACAGCCTCGACAGTTATCGGGTGATCCCTGCGAGTGCGCAAGATTCCACCCTACTGGAGCACAGTCTGGCAACGCTTGCCGAGCAACTGAACCAGCAATTGCGTGAGCGTGACGGCGAAAGCAAAACTATCCTCAGCGCCCATTTGTCGCTGATTCAGGATGATGAATTTGCAGGCAATATCCGTCACCTGATGGCAGAACAGCATCAGGGGCTGGGGGCGGCGATCATCAGCAATATGGAGCAGATTTGTGCCAAACTTTCTGCTTCTGCCAGCGATTATCTGCGCGAGCGGGTCAGCGACATTCGCGATATCAGCGAACAGTTGCTGCATATCACCTGGCCGGAACTAAAACCGCGCAATAATCTGGTGCTTGAAAAACCGACCATTCTGGTGGCTGAAGATTTAACCCCAAGCCAGTTTTTGAGCCTCGATTTAAAAAATCTTGCGGGCATGATTCTGGAGAAAACCGGGCGCACCTCGCATACCCTGATTCTGGCCCGCGCTTCGGCGATCCCGGTACTGAGCGGCCTGCCGCTGGATGCGATTGCCCGTTATGCCGGGCAACCTGCAGTGCTTGATGCCCAGTGCGGCGTACTGGCAATTAATCCCAACGATGCGGTGAGCGGTTATTACCAGGTGGCGCAGACGCTGGCGGATAAACGCCAAAAACAACAGGCGCAAGCTGCCGCGCAGCTGGCCTATTCCCGTGATAAAAAGCGTATTGATATTGCGGCGAATATTGGCACAGCTCTGGAAGCCCCAGGCGCGTTTGCCAACGGCGCGGAAGGCGTTGGGCTGTTTCGTACCGAAATGCTCTATATGGATCGCGACAGCGCGCCGGACGAGCAGGAACAGTTTGAAGCGTACCAGCAGGTGCTACTGGCGGCGGGCGACAAGCCGATTATCTTCCGCACGATGGACATCGGTGGCGATAAAAGCATTCCTTACCTCAACATTCCCCAGGAAGAGAACCCGTTCCTCGGCTATCGCGCGGTACGTATTTACCCGGAATTTGCTGGCCTGTTCCGTACTCAATTGCGGGCGATTTTGCGCGCTGCCAGTTTCGGCAACGCCCAGTTGATGATCCCAATGGTCCACAGTCTCGATCAGATCTTATGGGTGAAGGGTGAGATCCAAAAAGCGATCGTTGAGCTTAAGCGCGATGGCCTGCGTCATGCAGAGACGATTACGCTGGGTATCATGGTGGAAGTGCCGTCGGTGTGCTACATCATCGACCACTTCTGCGATGAGGTCGATTTCTTCAGTATCGGCTCCAACGATATGACCCAGTATCTGTATGCGGTCGATCGTAATAACCCGCGCGTATCGCCGCTGTATAACCCGATTACGCCATCGTTCCTGCGCATGTTGCAGCAGATTGTTACCGCTGCGCATCAGCGCGGCAAATGGGTAGGTATTTGCGGTGAACTGGGCGGTGAAAGTCGTTATCTGCCGCTACTGCTAGGGCTGGGCCTGGATGAGCTAAGCATGAGTAGCCCGCGTATTCCGGCAGTGAAAAGCCAGCTTCGTCAACTGGATAGCGAGGCGTGTCGGGAACTGGCGCGTCAGGCGTGCGAGTGCCGCAGCGCGCAGGAAATTGAAGCGTTACTTACCGCGTTTGCGCCGGAAGAAGACGTTCGCCCACTGCTGGCACTAGAGAATATCTTTGTTGATCAGTCCTTTAGTAATAAAGAGCAGGCGATCCAGTTCCTGTGCGGTAACCTCGGTGTTAACGGGCGTACTGAACATCCGTTCGAGCTGGAAGAAGATGTCTGGCAGCGGGAAGAGATTGTTACTACTGGCGTTGGTTTTGGCGTGGCGATCCCGCACACCAAATCACAGTGGATCCGTCATTCCAGTATCAGCATTGCCCGGTTGGTGAAACCGGTTGACTGGCAGTCAGAAATGGGCGAAGTCGAACTGGTGATCATGCTGACGCTGGGCGCTAACGAAGGGATGAATCATGTGAAAGTCTTCTCGCAGCTGGCGCGCAAACTGGTGAATAAAAACTTCCGCCAGTCGTTGTTTGCCGCGCAAGATGCGCAAAGCATCCTGACGCTGCTGGAAACGGAATTAACCTTCTGACGTTAGCCCTGAAAACGGGCGCTGTACTCTCCCGGCGTCAGGCCAAACTGACGCCGGAAAACGCGACAAAAATAGTCGCTGTCCGGAAAACCGCAACGCTGTGCCACATCATGAATCGACAGATGATATTTCTGCAAAATCATCCTTGCCTTTGCCATTCGTACCCAGCGAACATACTCGATAAAACGCATTGTTCCATGCTGAGCAAACAGTTTTGACAGATGATTGGGCGTGATATTAAAAAACTGAGCCACGCTCTCGCGGGTGAGCGGCTGGGCATAATTATCCTGAACCCAGTTACAAATGCTGTGATAGAGAAAATCGCCGCGCGGCTGCGAATTGCCCGGCGGCATATTCACCACGTTACGGCAAAGATGCAGCAAACTTAACACCAGTGGCTGAATGATATTCTGCTCCAGCGGCGAACGGCTAAGATGGGTGAGGGCGGTAAGCATCGCTTCACCTTCGCCGCGTTGCAGGCTGGGAAGTTGGATCTGGCGAGCAGGATGTAACAACGACGTGGTGCGGCTATCGTAAAATGATAAGCCAAGCCAGGTCGGTGCGAACACCAGGCTTAACAGCATCACCGGTTTGTTGTTGACCGGTAAATTAGCCGCGCGTGCCGGAATAAACAGCATTTCTCCTTCCACCATACGTTGCTGCTTTGCTTCCAGCAGATTGCCGTATTCGCCGCGTAGCACGATATCCAGACGGGGAAAATCAATACATAAACTGCCCACTGGCAATGAGGCGGGGTGGCTGGCAAACCAGACGCGCCCAAGGAGTTGCGGGTTAAGCACCAGGCCGCTGAACAGATCGGCGAAAAATTGTTGATCGGCGGGCAAGCCTGGTGCTTTCATGAAAGTTCCCGATTACAGATGCATTAACTGGCGGAATTCTTTAACTTTGCTACGGCTGACCGGCACTTCAAAATCCAGATCTTTCAGCCGCAGAATGTAGGTGTTATTAAACCACGGTTCGATTTCGCGTATTTTGTTCAGATTGACACAAAATGAGCGATGGCAGCGGAAAAAATGCGACGGCGGCAGCTTGCTGCAAAACTCGGTAATGTTCATCGGCATTACGTAGGATTCACGCCGCGTATAGACAAAGGTCATTTTCTCGTGCGCTTCGGCGTAATAGATATCGTTAATTGGCGTGACGATGATTCGCTCATCTTTCACCAGATTAATGGTGTCATTCTCACGCGTTACCGTCGCGGCAGGTGTCGTACTGCTGGTCTGCTGTTGTTGCCAGGCTGCTTCCAGTTTTTGCAGCATCCCGGTAATGCGTGACTCCTGATACGGTTTGAGAATGTAGTCAAACGCTTCCAGTTCAAATGCTTCCACCGCATGTTCTTTCCACGCGGTGATGAATACAATAAACGGTTTATGGGCGAACTGGCTGATGTTTTGCGCCAGCAACACACCGTCCAGCGACGGAATATTGATATCCAGAAAAATGGCGTCGACGCGGTTATGCTGCAAAAACTTCAACACGTCCAGACCGTCGTCAAAGGTGCCGACAATCTCCATCTGGCTGTGCTCTTTAATTAGCCAGCTCAGTTCCTGTTGTGCCAGGAATTCGTCTTCAACAATGATGACTTTCACAATATCACTCCGGCTCAAAGCAATAAGGTAGCCTGTGAGGCGACTGGGGTGCGTTGGTTAGGAATGTAAAACGCAATTTCCGTTCCTGGTTCCAGGCGGCGGATATGCAGCCCCTCGCCATACAATAACTTCACGCGATGATGGACATTCAGCAGGCCAATTTTATTGCCCGGCATTTCGTTCGCTTCGACCCGCTCAATCACCTTTGGATCGATGCCGTGCCCGGTATCTCGCACCGCAATGCGTACCCGATTACCGCACTCTGCAACGCTGATGGTGACAACGCCTTTACCTTTGCAAGGCTGGATACCGTGGACAATGGCGTTTTCCACCAACGGCTGGATCAGCAGGCTGGGAATGCAGCAATTCACCTCTTCATCAATATCATAGATAACCGTCAGCTTGTCGCCAAAGCGGGCCTGCTCAATGGCAATATAGTCTTTAATTTGATACAGCTCTTTTTTGATATCGATTTGCTCATCGTCTTTTAATTCAATGTTATAGCGCAGATAGCGCGACAAATTAAAGATCAGCTGGCGAGCAGTATCCGGATTCAGACGGATTGACGATGAAATAGCGTTCAAAGCGTTAAACAGAAAATGGGGATTAATTTTGCTTTGCAGGGCGCGAAGCTCTGCCTTATTTGCCATTTCACGCAGCTGCTCAGCGCGCGAAACCTCCAGTTGCGTGGAGATGATTTGTGACAGACCGACCGCCATTTCCTGTAATGACGAGGTTATCTGATGCGCGTGGCAGTAGTAAATTTTCAGCGTTCCGGTCACAACGCCTTTCTCCCACAATGGGATCACCAGCATGGAATGAATCTCTGGTGTGCGGTGGGCTTCATCAT
It encodes the following:
- the ypdB gene encoding two-component system response regulator YpdB, which codes for MKVIIVEDEFLAQQELSWLIKEHSQMEIVGTFDDGLDVLKFLQHNRVDAIFLDINIPSLDGVLLAQNISQFAHKPFIVFITAWKEHAVEAFELEAFDYILKPYQESRITGMLQKLEAAWQQQQTSSTTPAATVTRENDTINLVKDERIIVTPINDIYYAEAHEKMTFVYTRRESYVMPMNITEFCSKLPPSHFFRCHRSFCVNLNKIREIEPWFNNTYILRLKDLDFEVPVSRSKVKEFRQLMHL
- the ypdC gene encoding AraC family transcriptional regulator, translating into MKAPGLPADQQFFADLFSGLVLNPQLLGRVWFASHPASLPVGSLCIDFPRLDIVLRGEYGNLLEAKQQRMVEGEMLFIPARAANLPVNNKPVMLLSLVFAPTWLGLSFYDSRTTSLLHPARQIQLPSLQRGEGEAMLTALTHLSRSPLEQNIIQPLVLSLLHLCRNVVNMPPGNSQPRGDFLYHSICNWVQDNYAQPLTRESVAQFFNITPNHLSKLFAQHGTMRFIEYVRWVRMAKARMILQKYHLSIHDVAQRCGFPDSDYFCRVFRRQFGLTPGEYSARFQG
- the ptsP gene encoding phosphoenolpyruvate--protein phosphotransferase produces the protein MLTIQFLCPLPNGLHARPAWELKEQCSQWQSEITFINHRQNAKADAKSSLALIGTGTLFNDSCSLNISGSDEEQARRVLEEYIQVRFIDSDSVQPTLAELTAHPLPSSLSRLNPDLLYGNVLASGVGVGTLTLLQSDSLDSYRVIPASAQDSTLLEHSLATLAEQLNQQLRERDGESKTILSAHLSLIQDDEFAGNIRHLMAEQHQGLGAAIISNMEQICAKLSASASDYLRERVSDIRDISEQLLHITWPELKPRNNLVLEKPTILVAEDLTPSQFLSLDLKNLAGMILEKTGRTSHTLILARASAIPVLSGLPLDAIARYAGQPAVLDAQCGVLAINPNDAVSGYYQVAQTLADKRQKQQAQAAAQLAYSRDKKRIDIAANIGTALEAPGAFANGAEGVGLFRTEMLYMDRDSAPDEQEQFEAYQQVLLAAGDKPIIFRTMDIGGDKSIPYLNIPQEENPFLGYRAVRIYPEFAGLFRTQLRAILRAASFGNAQLMIPMVHSLDQILWVKGEIQKAIVELKRDGLRHAETITLGIMVEVPSVCYIIDHFCDEVDFFSIGSNDMTQYLYAVDRNNPRVSPLYNPITPSFLRMLQQIVTAAHQRGKWVGICGELGGESRYLPLLLGLGLDELSMSSPRIPAVKSQLRQLDSEACRELARQACECRSAQEIEALLTAFAPEEDVRPLLALENIFVDQSFSNKEQAIQFLCGNLGVNGRTEHPFELEEDVWQREEIVTTGVGFGVAIPHTKSQWIRHSSISIARLVKPVDWQSEMGEVELVIMLTLGANEGMNHVKVFSQLARKLVNKNFRQSLFAAQDAQSILTLLETELTF